The Candidatus Thiothrix anitrata genome includes the window ATAAGGTGCGGTTTTGGGGTTGGCAATCGCCAGATGTTTGAAAGTGCCTTTGCTCAATACCTCGCCTTTGTCATCCACATAACCGTCGGTACTGCTCCACAACACCAGCTTGCCGAAGGCGTAGGTAAATTGGGAATCGGCTGTTGCCAAGTTTTCTTCAATCAGTTTTGTCGGAGTCTTGCTGTCAGCAGAGAGAAATACTTCAAACGGTGCACCGTTAGCAATCTGCACGTACAGCTTGCCGGTCGCACCGGCAGAGATTTTCAACTCATGCCCGCTGGCAGCTTTGAATGTTTCCGCAATCGCTTGCAGCGGTTTGGAGAAGTTGGACGCAACTGCCACATACACCTCATCTGCCCACGCATTGGTGGTGCTGAAAACGAGGGCGGCGGTAAGCAGGGTTTGTTTAAACCGTTTCATGTCAGATTCCTTACACTGTTAGCTAGGTTGAATGCATGACGCAAATGATGTTCCAATACGCACTGACAGTCAAGGCATACCACCATGCAATTTGAACTTTTCATCCAGCTTTTAACCAGCTTTTAACCATACTCGCCACAGTCACGTTGGCAGCCAGTGGCGTTTTGCAAGCCGCACGTTGCCAAATAGATTTCTTTGGCGCGTTGGTGTTGGCATTCATTTGTGCCTTGGGTGGCGGAACCTTGCGTGATGTCTTGATGGGAGCAACGCCCGTGTTTTGGCTGACGGATCTGCGTTATTTGTG containing:
- the modA gene encoding molybdate ABC transporter substrate-binding protein; its protein translation is MKRFKQTLLTAALVFSTTNAWADEVYVAVASNFSKPLQAIAETFKAASGHELKISAGATGKLYVQIANGAPFEVFLSADSKTPTKLIEENLATADSQFTYAFGKLVLWSSTDGYVDDKGEVLSKGTFKHLAIANPKTAPYGEAGMAVMEKLGLTAAITPKLVTGENITQTFDFVSTGNAELGFVALSQVQQDGKLKSGSAWIVPAEMYQPMAQDAVLLTKGKDNAAAQALLDYLQGAEAQAIISSFGYGLPSPPSPALPPQGVKGAMRE